The following are encoded in a window of Solidesulfovibrio magneticus RS-1 genomic DNA:
- a CDS encoding branched-chain amino acid ABC transporter substrate-binding protein — MVRWLGLGAVLVVAALAGAGVWWGLSNGKPKPCLDPLGCVEIAPGGAIRLGVIQALTGKVAPIGQDQLRGLELALDRKGGRLLDHPVELVIEDTGCRQEGGANAALRIVSDPSVVAIFGTTCSGDAAAAAQVMTEAGLSMISGNNSAPFLTSVGGKRGPKWQPGYFRTSSNEEHSGPAAARYAYEGLGVRAVAMVHDGDIYTRGLAEGFRAEFERLGGRTVLFAAVDKGDANMRPLLEAVAASKAELLFFPLFQPEGNHVLLTARAMPELVGVKLMSDGALIEKSFIEAVGEASKGMYFVGPTPPAPGPALDALRTQYQAKYRATPATDYYASAFDAAGILFAAITKAAVPGKDGSLVIGRQALRDALAATADYPGLGGKLRCDGFGDCAIPRFNVLRMDDPAQGVAGLTANVVFTYSPR; from the coding sequence ATGGTGCGATGGCTGGGACTTGGGGCGGTGCTGGTGGTGGCGGCATTGGCCGGAGCGGGCGTCTGGTGGGGATTGTCCAACGGCAAGCCCAAACCCTGCCTTGATCCCCTGGGCTGCGTGGAAATCGCGCCCGGCGGGGCCATTCGCCTGGGCGTCATCCAGGCCTTGACCGGCAAGGTCGCGCCCATCGGCCAGGACCAGTTGCGCGGCCTGGAACTGGCCCTGGACCGCAAGGGCGGCCGACTGCTCGACCATCCCGTGGAACTGGTCATTGAGGACACCGGCTGCCGCCAGGAGGGCGGGGCCAACGCGGCCCTGCGTATCGTCTCCGACCCTTCGGTGGTGGCGATTTTCGGCACCACCTGCTCCGGCGACGCCGCCGCCGCCGCCCAGGTCATGACCGAGGCCGGCCTGTCCATGATCTCCGGCAACAACAGCGCTCCCTTCCTCACCTCCGTCGGCGGCAAGCGCGGCCCCAAATGGCAGCCCGGCTATTTCCGCACGTCGTCCAATGAAGAGCATTCCGGCCCGGCCGCCGCTCGTTACGCCTACGAGGGCCTGGGCGTGCGCGCCGTGGCCATGGTCCATGACGGCGACATCTACACCCGGGGCCTGGCCGAGGGATTTCGGGCCGAGTTCGAACGCCTGGGCGGCCGCACCGTGCTGTTCGCGGCTGTGGACAAAGGCGACGCCAACATGCGCCCGCTTCTTGAGGCCGTGGCCGCCTCCAAGGCCGAATTGCTCTTTTTCCCGCTCTTCCAGCCCGAGGGCAACCACGTGCTGCTCACTGCCCGGGCCATGCCCGAACTGGTCGGCGTCAAGCTCATGAGCGACGGCGCGCTCATTGAAAAAAGCTTTATCGAGGCCGTCGGCGAAGCGTCCAAGGGCATGTATTTCGTCGGCCCCACCCCGCCGGCCCCCGGGCCGGCCCTGGACGCCCTGCGCACCCAGTACCAGGCCAAGTATCGGGCCACGCCGGCCACGGACTACTACGCCAGCGCCTTTGACGCCGCCGGCATCCTGTTCGCCGCCATAACCAAGGCGGCCGTGCCCGGCAAGGACGGCTCCCTGGTCATCGGCCGCCAGGCCCTGCGCGACGCCCTGGCCGCCACCGCCGACTATCCGGGGCTGGGCGGAAAACTCCGTTGCGACGGCTTTGGCGACTGCGCCATCCCGCGCTTCAACGTGCTGCGCATGGACGATCCCGCCCAGGGCGTGGCCGGACTGACCGCCAACGTGGTCTTCACGTACTCCCCTCGTTAG
- a CDS encoding ABC-F family ATP-binding cassette domain-containing protein, translated as MSVCTINLRGISKAFGVRQLFSGISMAVAERERVGLVGPNGSGKSTLLKIMAGLAGADSGERTLRQGARLAYVAQHDTFEPGDTVEGVLSRAVEAAFGRAEAVSGGRVAALAGRMGFTDPAALVESFSGGWRKRLSIARGLAGEPDVLLLDEPTNHLDLRSILWLEQFLSGAPFAFVVVSHDRFFLENVCTRTVELSSAYPDGVLSVDGPYSALVEAREAFMESQGALERSLANKLRREVEWLRRGPKARATKAKARIDAAGVLKENLAATQARNRAALRAGIDFSATGRQTKRLLVAENLARSLGGRELFADLDLVLSPGTRLGLVGPNGSGKSALLRLLAGEDKPDAGRVSTAPGLSVVAFDQKREQLDKDQTLRRAFTPDADSVIYRGQPVHLVTWAKRFALRPEQLDLPVGLLSGGEQARVLIARLMLRQADVLLLDEPTNDLDIPTLEMLEDSLMDFPGAVVLVSHDRSLIDRVSTAIVGLDGQGGVEVFADYAQWEEEFLARERAEAREAKAREDRPAKAKPKAATPAKKLSFKEQREYDGMEAAILETEEALEAARAALADPAVASDGVELARRLEAVQTMEAEVARLYARWEELAAKIA; from the coding sequence ATGAGCGTTTGCACCATCAATCTTCGCGGCATTTCCAAGGCCTTTGGCGTGCGCCAGCTGTTTTCCGGCATCTCCATGGCCGTGGCCGAGCGGGAGCGGGTGGGCCTGGTCGGCCCCAACGGCTCGGGCAAGTCCACGCTGCTCAAAATCATGGCCGGTCTGGCCGGGGCCGACAGCGGCGAGCGCACCTTGCGCCAGGGGGCGCGCCTAGCTTACGTGGCCCAGCACGACACCTTCGAACCGGGCGACACCGTGGAAGGCGTGCTGTCCCGGGCCGTGGAGGCCGCCTTCGGCCGGGCCGAGGCCGTCTCCGGCGGCCGGGTCGCGGCCCTGGCCGGCCGCATGGGCTTCACCGACCCTGCCGCCCTGGTCGAGTCGTTTTCCGGCGGCTGGCGCAAGCGCCTGTCCATCGCCAGGGGCCTGGCCGGCGAACCCGACGTGCTGCTCTTGGACGAGCCCACCAACCACCTGGACCTGCGCTCCATCCTTTGGCTCGAACAGTTTCTCTCCGGCGCGCCCTTCGCCTTCGTGGTGGTCAGCCACGACCGGTTTTTCCTGGAAAACGTCTGCACCCGCACCGTGGAGCTCTCCAGCGCCTATCCCGACGGCGTGTTGTCCGTGGACGGCCCCTACAGCGCCCTGGTCGAGGCCCGCGAGGCCTTCATGGAGAGCCAGGGGGCCTTGGAACGGTCGCTGGCCAACAAGCTGCGCCGCGAGGTGGAATGGCTGCGGCGCGGCCCCAAGGCCCGGGCCACCAAGGCCAAAGCCCGCATCGACGCGGCCGGGGTCCTCAAGGAGAATCTGGCCGCCACCCAGGCCCGCAACCGGGCCGCCCTGCGGGCCGGCATCGATTTCAGCGCCACCGGCCGCCAGACCAAACGTCTGCTCGTGGCCGAAAACCTCGCCCGCAGCCTGGGCGGCCGGGAACTCTTCGCCGACCTCGACCTCGTGCTCTCCCCGGGTACGCGCCTGGGGCTGGTCGGCCCCAACGGCTCGGGCAAGTCCGCCTTGCTGCGGCTGCTGGCCGGCGAGGACAAGCCCGACGCCGGCCGGGTGTCCACCGCGCCGGGCCTGTCCGTGGTCGCCTTTGACCAGAAGCGCGAACAGCTCGACAAGGACCAGACCCTGCGCCGCGCTTTCACCCCCGACGCCGACAGCGTCATCTACCGGGGCCAGCCCGTCCACCTGGTCACCTGGGCCAAGCGCTTCGCCCTGCGCCCGGAACAGCTCGACCTGCCCGTGGGCCTGCTGTCCGGCGGCGAACAGGCCCGGGTGCTCATCGCCCGGCTCATGCTGCGCCAGGCCGACGTGCTGCTCCTGGACGAACCCACCAACGACCTCGACATCCCCACCCTGGAGATGCTGGAGGACAGCCTGATGGACTTCCCCGGCGCGGTGGTGCTCGTCAGCCACGACCGGTCGCTTATTGACCGGGTGTCCACGGCCATCGTCGGCCTGGACGGCCAGGGCGGCGTGGAAGTCTTCGCCGACTACGCCCAGTGGGAAGAAGAGTTCCTGGCCCGGGAGCGCGCCGAGGCCCGGGAAGCCAAGGCCCGCGAGGACCGGCCGGCCAAGGCCAAACCCAAGGCCGCGACACCGGCCAAGAAACTCAGCTTCAAGGAACAACGCGAATACGACGGCATGGAAGCGGCCATCCTCGAAACCGAGGAAGCCCTGGAAGCGGCCCGCGCCGCCCTGGCCGATCCGGCCGTGGCCTCCGACGGCGTTGAACTGGCCCGACGCCTGGAAGCCGTCCAGACCATGGAGGCCGAAGTGGCTCGGCTCTACGCCCGCTGGGAAGAACTGGCTGCCAAGATTGCGTAG
- a CDS encoding GGDEF domain-containing protein — MSFRALWDNQGITTKLRLSFAVLFAIFLMGVGAGFVGLAVVRGAEADIVANLELRNGVLEMESQLERARRLYRDFLLQVPLVGFAQAQERYGQPALAAAARVIALSENLRRAMAAMPDGSDMAKRKIDMRFFTSTAKRFSQTLLSENELVILVADPETGLDVQMNAAVRQLGVSLKGWDELAFAVREISVLIQQYQLSRQRPVMQTAVNKVEALRRLIAATPGLETARKTEALRLCDTFDKVAARLMDTAVSMSANANDFALQARAVDPIAEDLRRITAVEVERAKGRIGWATRLAGGIVLFSALLGLGCIFWVARLLHRAVTNRIVELTRYAGNVRDGHFGGAIDMAGSDEIGLLARALADMNGRIHDLVGGLEDKVRQRTLELDAKNRELDAKNQALAVLSLTDRLTGLCNRRRLDQVLSGEWRRAHRYGTPFSVIMIDLDNFKDVNDTFGHAVGDAVLLRVADILLAVVRETDVVGRFGGEEFLLVCPETTVEDARVLAEALRRELQDTDFPIVGRITASFGLADYEADPGPAALVARADKALYRAKQSGRNQVIVAPTTAAVSRTQ; from the coding sequence ATGTCGTTTCGCGCATTGTGGGACAATCAGGGCATCACGACCAAGCTGCGGCTGTCGTTTGCCGTGCTGTTCGCCATTTTCCTCATGGGCGTCGGGGCCGGCTTTGTGGGGCTGGCCGTGGTGCGGGGAGCCGAGGCCGACATCGTGGCCAACCTGGAGCTGCGAAACGGCGTTTTGGAGATGGAAAGCCAGCTTGAACGCGCCCGCCGGCTGTACCGGGATTTTCTGCTCCAGGTGCCTCTCGTCGGCTTCGCCCAGGCCCAGGAGCGCTACGGACAACCGGCCCTGGCCGCCGCAGCCCGGGTCATTGCCTTAAGCGAAAACCTCCGCCGGGCCATGGCCGCCATGCCCGACGGCAGCGACATGGCCAAGCGCAAGATCGACATGCGCTTTTTCACGTCCACGGCCAAGCGCTTCTCCCAGACGCTGTTAAGCGAAAATGAACTGGTCATCCTGGTGGCCGATCCCGAGACCGGCCTCGACGTCCAGATGAACGCCGCCGTGCGCCAGCTCGGCGTGAGCCTGAAGGGTTGGGACGAACTGGCTTTTGCCGTTCGCGAAATCAGCGTCCTCATCCAGCAGTATCAGCTGTCCCGGCAGCGGCCGGTCATGCAGACGGCGGTCAACAAGGTCGAGGCCCTGCGCCGGCTCATCGCGGCCACGCCAGGGCTGGAGACCGCCCGCAAGACCGAGGCCCTGCGGCTGTGCGACACCTTTGACAAGGTCGCCGCCAGGCTCATGGACACGGCTGTGTCCATGAGCGCCAACGCCAACGATTTTGCCCTTCAGGCCCGGGCCGTGGACCCCATTGCCGAGGATCTGCGCCGCATCACCGCTGTGGAAGTGGAGCGGGCCAAGGGGCGCATCGGCTGGGCCACCAGATTGGCCGGCGGCATTGTGCTGTTTTCGGCGCTGCTCGGCCTTGGCTGCATCTTCTGGGTCGCGCGGCTGCTTCACCGGGCCGTGACCAACCGCATCGTGGAACTCACGCGCTATGCCGGCAACGTCCGCGACGGCCACTTCGGCGGGGCCATCGACATGGCCGGTTCCGACGAAATCGGCCTGCTTGCCCGGGCCCTGGCCGACATGAACGGCCGGATCCACGATCTGGTCGGCGGCCTGGAAGACAAGGTGCGCCAGCGCACCCTGGAACTCGACGCCAAGAATCGCGAACTCGACGCCAAAAACCAGGCCCTGGCCGTCCTGTCCCTGACCGACCGCCTGACCGGCCTGTGCAATCGCCGCCGCCTTGATCAGGTCCTGTCCGGCGAATGGCGGCGCGCCCATCGCTACGGCACACCCTTTTCCGTCATCATGATCGATCTCGACAACTTCAAGGACGTCAACGACACCTTCGGCCACGCCGTGGGCGACGCGGTCCTTTTGCGCGTGGCCGACATCCTGCTGGCCGTGGTGCGCGAAACCGACGTTGTCGGCCGCTTTGGCGGCGAAGAATTCCTGTTGGTGTGCCCGGAAACCACCGTGGAAGACGCCCGGGTTCTGGCCGAGGCCCTGCGCCGGGAACTCCAGGACACCGATTTTCCCATCGTCGGGCGCATCACCGCCAGCTTCGGCCTGGCCGACTACGAGGCCGATCCCGGGCCGGCCGCCCTGGTGGCCCGGGCCGACAAGGCCCTGTATCGGGCCAAACAGAGCGGCCGCAATCAGGTCATCGTGGCCCCGACCACCGCCGCCGTCAGCCGGACCCAGTAG